One window from the genome of Streptomyces sp. WZ-12 encodes:
- a CDS encoding DUF4232 domain-containing protein, translated as MRSPGLSRPRTRLFAAATLALAALSLTACGPDNGSGVRSEGSAAANATASATAASPGPAPEPNASNSSGSASGSSSGSHSGSSTGGGSTASSSKRHPAASDPYDPAHRVPCTAANTKVTATLAPRPLNHLLLTVTNTGSTMCDLKDYPIVQFEGAQSVPPVLEDSKPQAATSLKPGAQGYAGVILSAGDGSGGEGYTARHLKVGFQDSDKMADAALQAGGVHIDNALRVTYWLTRAADALQ; from the coding sequence ATGCGCTCCCCGGGCCTCAGCCGACCCCGCACCCGCCTGTTCGCCGCCGCCACCCTCGCGCTCGCCGCGCTCTCGCTCACGGCCTGCGGCCCCGACAACGGCTCGGGCGTACGGAGCGAGGGCTCCGCCGCGGCGAACGCCACCGCGTCCGCCACCGCCGCCTCTCCGGGCCCGGCACCGGAGCCGAACGCCTCGAACTCCTCCGGTTCCGCTTCCGGTTCTTCCTCCGGTTCGCATTCCGGATCGTCCACCGGCGGCGGCTCGACGGCGTCCTCCAGCAAGCGGCACCCGGCGGCCTCCGACCCCTACGACCCGGCCCACCGCGTCCCCTGCACCGCCGCCAACACCAAGGTCACCGCCACCCTGGCGCCGCGCCCGCTCAACCACCTGCTCCTGACGGTCACCAACACCGGCTCCACGATGTGCGACCTGAAGGACTACCCGATCGTCCAGTTCGAGGGCGCGCAGTCCGTGCCGCCGGTCTTGGAGGACAGCAAGCCCCAGGCCGCCACCTCGCTCAAGCCGGGCGCGCAGGGCTATGCGGGCGTCATCCTCTCCGCCGGCGACGGCAGCGGCGGCGAGGGCTACACCGCACGGCACCTGAAGGTCGGCTTCCAGGACAGCGACAAGATGGCCGACGCCGCACTCCAGGCCGGCGGCGTGCACATCGACAATGCGCTGCGGGTCACCTACTGGCTGACCCGCGCGGCCGACGCCCTCCAGTAA
- a CDS encoding transcriptional regulator, producing the protein MGAGDLTALLRELKERSGLSYGVLAKRLHMSTSTLHRYVNGTAVPTEFAPVERLARLCRATPEELVEVHRRWIVADAARGRRTAEPTPQKAEPLTEREPEPKQPESERPEPERPLPVQQPAPEGESGPPPALPTPPTPSASSTPPPPSAPRVPRARRLAAVVGVALALALGATALAVQGGSRASGTAAEASPDGAGRSATGKPGAGGPEHLPSSTDGAGTKGRGADGQGTGDDAHGRRGADGKGTGDTASPGTTAPGGGRPATGTPLTVSTQPQFWDSPCGHPYLLDRAPSALTPPPNEQDAPGWVSVYQAVSAGEQTVRLIVQGTGADTVVLESLHVRVVGTGAPLAWNDYAMGYVGVGCGGNVPKHSFDTDLDASVPRLTPSSEARDDFPYTVSAHDPETFYVNATVKDHHVRWYLELTWSSGGRRGTMTIGDTGQQPFRTSGDRGRPQYGYSLDKKAWVRIRRGPDGAVTEVPDGA; encoded by the coding sequence ATGGGGGCGGGGGATCTCACCGCATTGCTGCGGGAGTTGAAGGAGCGGTCGGGGCTGAGCTACGGGGTGCTCGCCAAGCGGCTGCACATGAGCACGTCGACGCTGCACCGGTATGTCAACGGGACCGCGGTTCCGACGGAGTTCGCGCCGGTCGAGCGGCTGGCGCGGTTGTGCCGGGCGACGCCGGAGGAGTTGGTGGAGGTCCACCGGCGGTGGATCGTGGCGGACGCGGCGCGGGGGCGCCGGACCGCGGAACCGACACCGCAGAAAGCGGAACCACTAACGGAGCGCGAACCGGAACCGAAGCAACCGGAATCGGAGCGACCCGAGCCCGAGCGACCGCTACCGGTGCAACAACCGGCACCGGAAGGGGAGTCGGGACCCCCACCGGCCCTTCCGACCCCGCCGACCCCGTCGGCCTCCTCAACCCCACCACCCCCGTCCGCCCCACGTGTTCCTCGCGCGCGCCGCCTGGCCGCCGTCGTCGGCGTGGCCCTGGCCCTGGCCCTCGGCGCCACCGCCCTCGCCGTGCAGGGCGGTTCGCGGGCATCGGGGACGGCCGCGGAGGCGTCGCCCGACGGGGCCGGCCGGTCCGCGACCGGGAAACCGGGAGCCGGCGGCCCGGAGCATCTCCCGAGCAGCACGGACGGAGCGGGCACCAAGGGGCGCGGCGCCGACGGGCAGGGCACCGGCGACGACGCGCACGGCAGGCGCGGGGCCGACGGCAAGGGCACCGGGGACACCGCTTCCCCCGGCACGACCGCCCCCGGCGGCGGCCGGCCGGCCACCGGCACCCCGCTGACCGTCTCCACCCAGCCGCAGTTCTGGGACAGCCCCTGCGGCCACCCCTACCTCCTCGACCGCGCCCCGTCCGCCCTCACGCCCCCGCCCAACGAACAGGACGCCCCCGGCTGGGTGTCGGTCTACCAGGCGGTGTCCGCCGGCGAGCAGACCGTGCGGCTGATCGTCCAGGGCACCGGCGCGGACACCGTCGTCCTGGAGTCCCTGCACGTCCGTGTCGTCGGCACCGGCGCCCCGCTCGCCTGGAACGACTACGCGATGGGGTACGTCGGGGTGGGCTGCGGCGGCAATGTCCCCAAGCACTCCTTCGACACGGACCTCGACGCCTCGGTGCCCCGCCTGACCCCGTCGTCGGAGGCGAGGGACGACTTCCCGTACACGGTCAGCGCGCACGACCCGGAGACCTTCTACGTCAACGCGACCGTCAAGGACCACCACGTGCGCTGGTACCTGGAGTTGACCTGGTCCAGCGGCGGGCGGCGCGGGACGATGACCATCGGTGACACCGGGCAGCAGCCGTTCCGCACCAGCGGCGACCGGGGCCGGCCGCAGTACGGGTACTCGCTCGACAAGAAGGCGTGGGTGCGGATCCGGCGCGGACCGGACGGAGCGGTCACCGAGGTCCCGGACGGCGCGTGA
- the argS gene encoding arginine--tRNA ligase: MASVTSLSATVNQRVADALSAALPEAGAADPLLRRSDRADFQANGLLALAKKLGGNPRELAGKVVEGLGSDDVLAEVEVSGPGFLNITVADSAITTTLAGRAADDRLGVPLAATTGTTVIDYAQPNVAKEMHVGHLRSAVIGDALRNMLDFTGEKTIGRHHIGDWGTQFGMLIQYLIEHPDQLAPAADTDGDQAMSNLNRVYKASRAVFDADEEFKERARKRVVALQSGDEQTLALWQRFVDESKVYFSSVFEKLDMEIRDEEIVGESAYNAMMAETARLLEESGVAVRSEGALVVFFDEIKGKDDKPVPLIVQKADGGFGYAASDLSAIRNRVFDLDATTLLYVVDVRQSLHFRMVFETARRAGWLNDRTKAHNMGYGTVLGADGKPFKTREGETVRLQDLLDEAVQRAAEVVREKALDLTEDEIQERAAQVGIGAVKYADLSTSPSRDYKFDLDQMVSLNGDTSVYLQYAYARIQSILRKAGETRPTAHPELELAPAERALGLHLDAFGDTVAEAAAEYAPHKLAAYLYQLASLYTTFYDQCPVLKADTPQQVENRLFLCDLTARTLHKGMALLGIRTPERL; the protein is encoded by the coding sequence ATGGCCTCGGTCACCTCCCTGTCAGCTACGGTCAACCAGCGCGTCGCGGACGCCCTCTCGGCAGCCCTGCCGGAGGCCGGCGCCGCGGACCCGCTGCTGCGACGTAGCGACCGGGCCGACTTCCAGGCCAACGGGCTGCTGGCGCTGGCCAAGAAGCTGGGGGGCAACCCGCGGGAGCTGGCCGGCAAGGTCGTCGAGGGGCTCGGCTCCGACGACGTCCTGGCGGAGGTCGAGGTCTCCGGCCCCGGCTTCCTCAACATCACCGTCGCGGACTCGGCGATCACCACCACGCTCGCCGGGCGCGCCGCCGACGACCGGCTCGGCGTGCCGCTCGCGGCCACCACCGGCACCACGGTCATCGACTACGCGCAGCCCAACGTCGCCAAGGAGATGCACGTCGGCCACCTGCGGTCGGCGGTGATCGGCGACGCCCTGCGCAACATGCTGGACTTCACCGGTGAGAAGACCATCGGTCGCCACCACATCGGCGACTGGGGCACGCAGTTCGGCATGCTCATCCAGTACCTGATCGAGCACCCGGACCAGCTCGCGCCGGCCGCCGACACCGACGGCGACCAGGCGATGAGCAACCTCAACCGCGTCTACAAGGCGTCCCGCGCGGTCTTCGACGCCGACGAGGAGTTCAAGGAGCGGGCGCGCAAGCGGGTCGTCGCGCTGCAGTCCGGCGACGAGCAGACCCTCGCCCTGTGGCAGCGGTTCGTGGACGAGTCGAAGGTCTACTTCTCCTCGGTCTTCGAGAAGTTGGACATGGAGATCCGCGACGAGGAGATCGTCGGCGAGTCCGCGTACAACGCGATGATGGCCGAGACCGCGCGGCTGCTGGAGGAGTCCGGCGTCGCCGTGCGCTCCGAGGGCGCGCTGGTCGTCTTCTTCGACGAGATCAAGGGCAAGGACGACAAGCCGGTCCCGCTGATCGTGCAGAAGGCGGACGGCGGCTTCGGCTACGCGGCCAGCGACCTCTCCGCGATCCGCAACCGCGTCTTCGACCTCGACGCCACCACGCTGCTGTACGTCGTGGACGTCCGCCAGTCGCTGCACTTCCGGATGGTCTTCGAGACGGCCCGCCGGGCGGGCTGGCTGAACGACCGGACCAAGGCCCACAACATGGGCTACGGCACGGTGCTCGGCGCGGACGGCAAGCCGTTCAAGACCCGCGAGGGCGAGACGGTGCGGCTGCAGGACCTGCTCGACGAGGCCGTCCAGCGCGCCGCCGAGGTGGTCCGCGAGAAGGCGCTGGACCTCACCGAGGACGAGATCCAGGAGCGGGCCGCGCAGGTCGGCATCGGCGCGGTGAAGTACGCGGACCTGTCCACGTCGCCGAGCCGCGACTACAAGTTCGACCTGGACCAGATGGTGTCGCTCAACGGCGACACCTCCGTCTACCTCCAGTACGCCTACGCGCGCATCCAGTCGATCCTGCGCAAGGCCGGCGAGACCCGGCCGACCGCCCACCCGGAGCTCGAACTGGCCCCGGCGGAGCGGGCGTTGGGCCTGCACCTGGACGCGTTCGGCGACACCGTCGCCGAGGCCGCGGCGGAGTACGCCCCGCACAAGCTGGCCGCGTACCTCTACCAGCTCGCGTCGCTCTACACGACCTTCTACGACCAGTGCCCGGTGCTGAAGGCGGACACCCCGCAGCAGGTGGAGAACCGCCTCTTCCTCTGCGACCTGACCGCCCGCACCCTGCACAAGGGCATGGCGCTGCTGGGCATCCGCACCCCCGAGCGGCTGTAG
- the lysS gene encoding lysine--tRNA ligase: MAQQSTETDWVSRFADEVIAEAERRAPGKPVVVASGLSPSGPIHLGNLREVMTPHLVADEIRRRGHACVHILSWDDYDRYRKVPAGVDPSWEEHIGKPLTAVPAPPGSTHANWAEHFRAAMEEALAELGVTYRGVSQTAQYTSGAYREQVLHAMKHRNDIDAVLDRYRTKDKATGKPKKQQKPVDEAELEAAEGSGAATEDDGSAGGAGYYPYKPYCTVCNKDFTKVIGYDDATTDLTYECVACGHSETVALREFDHGKLVWKVDWPMRWAYEGVIFEPSGVDHSSPGSSFVVGGQIVREVFGGDQPIGPMYAFVGISGMAKMSSSKGGVPTPGDALQIMEAPLLRWLYARRKPNQSFKIAFDQEIQRLYDEWDKLVAKVADGTAQPADAAAHARAIGTAAGELPSTPRPLPYRTLASVADITAGHDEQTLRILSELDPEHPVASLDETRPRLDKAEHWIATQVPADQRTVVRAEPDAELLATLDDQSRGALRLLLAGLDDHWSLDGLTTLVYGVPKVQAGLTPEAKPTPELKVAQRAFFALLYNLLVGRDTGPRLPTLLLAVGADRVRTLLGG, translated from the coding sequence GTGGCTCAGCAGAGCACCGAGACCGACTGGGTCTCCAGGTTCGCGGACGAGGTCATTGCCGAGGCGGAGCGCCGCGCCCCCGGCAAACCGGTCGTCGTCGCCTCGGGCCTGAGCCCGTCCGGCCCGATCCACCTCGGCAACCTCCGCGAGGTGATGACCCCGCACCTGGTCGCCGACGAGATCCGCCGCCGCGGCCACGCCTGCGTGCACATCCTGAGCTGGGACGACTACGACCGGTACCGCAAGGTCCCGGCCGGCGTCGACCCGTCCTGGGAGGAGCACATCGGCAAGCCGCTGACCGCGGTGCCGGCCCCGCCCGGCAGCACCCACGCCAACTGGGCCGAGCACTTCCGGGCCGCCATGGAGGAGGCGCTGGCGGAGCTGGGCGTTACGTACCGCGGCGTCAGCCAGACCGCGCAGTACACCTCCGGCGCCTACCGCGAGCAGGTCCTGCACGCGATGAAGCACCGCAACGACATCGACGCCGTCCTGGACCGCTACCGCACCAAGGACAAGGCGACCGGCAAGCCGAAGAAGCAGCAGAAGCCGGTCGACGAGGCCGAGTTGGAGGCGGCGGAGGGCTCCGGCGCGGCCACCGAGGACGACGGCAGCGCCGGCGGCGCGGGCTACTACCCGTACAAGCCCTACTGCACGGTCTGCAACAAGGACTTCACCAAGGTCATCGGCTACGACGACGCGACCACCGACCTGACCTACGAGTGCGTCGCCTGCGGTCACTCCGAGACCGTGGCGCTGCGCGAGTTCGACCACGGCAAGCTGGTCTGGAAGGTCGACTGGCCGATGCGCTGGGCCTACGAGGGCGTGATCTTCGAGCCGTCCGGCGTGGACCACTCCTCGCCCGGCTCGTCGTTCGTCGTCGGCGGCCAGATCGTCCGCGAGGTGTTCGGCGGCGACCAGCCGATCGGCCCGATGTACGCCTTCGTCGGCATCAGCGGCATGGCGAAGATGTCCTCGTCCAAGGGCGGGGTGCCCACCCCGGGCGACGCGCTGCAGATCATGGAGGCGCCGCTGCTGCGCTGGCTGTACGCCCGCCGCAAGCCCAACCAGTCCTTCAAGATCGCCTTCGACCAGGAGATCCAGCGGCTCTACGACGAGTGGGACAAGCTGGTCGCCAAGGTCGCCGACGGCACCGCGCAGCCCGCGGACGCCGCGGCGCACGCCCGGGCGATCGGCACCGCCGCCGGTGAACTCCCGTCCACGCCGCGCCCGTTGCCGTACCGCACGCTGGCCTCCGTCGCGGACATCACCGCGGGCCACGACGAGCAGACCCTGCGCATCCTGAGCGAGCTGGACCCGGAGCACCCGGTCGCGTCCCTGGACGAGACCCGGCCGCGGCTCGACAAGGCGGAGCACTGGATCGCCACCCAGGTCCCCGCCGACCAGCGCACCGTCGTCCGCGCGGAGCCGGACGCCGAGCTGCTGGCCACCCTGGACGACCAGTCCCGCGGCGCGCTGCGGCTGTTGCTGGCGGGCCTGGACGACCACTGGTCGTTGGACGGCCTGACCACGCTGGTCTACGGCGTCCCGAAGGTCCAGGCGGGCCTCACCCCGGAGGCCAAGCCGACCCCGGAGCTGAAGGTCGCCCAGCGCGCCTTCTTCGCCCTGCTCTACAACCTCCTGGTCGGCCGCGACACCGGCCCCCGGCTGCCCACGCTGCTGCTCGCGGTGGGTGCGGACCGGGTCCGCACGCTGCTGGGCGGCTGA
- a CDS encoding DUF3558 domain-containing protein, protein MHRSAKRLASLLTCAAVPVLLVAGCSGSDSKSSGGSTPSGSSSATGSPSPTVAAAKFKKLPNACEAFSKDTLNKMLPKVKDAAGNQGKSTDANARGACSWSSSDEQGVDGTQFRWLDVAYQRYDSDPTVGSGDKRATDFYTQQINDAKGTQGAKKVNAVATTGTGDAATALTYDISKDGNDFKNTTVVARTANIVVTINYNGAGMAGADSPNGNDLLKAVQAAAKEAVAAAAKANGA, encoded by the coding sequence ATGCACCGATCAGCCAAGCGACTCGCCAGCCTCCTCACCTGCGCAGCAGTACCGGTGCTGCTCGTCGCCGGGTGCTCCGGCTCGGACAGCAAGAGCTCCGGTGGCAGCACTCCCTCCGGCTCGTCCAGCGCCACGGGCTCCCCGTCGCCGACCGTCGCGGCAGCCAAGTTCAAGAAGCTGCCGAACGCCTGCGAGGCGTTCTCCAAGGACACCCTCAACAAGATGCTGCCCAAGGTGAAGGACGCCGCCGGCAACCAGGGCAAGTCCACCGACGCCAACGCCCGCGGGGCCTGCTCCTGGAGCAGCTCGGACGAGCAGGGCGTCGACGGCACCCAGTTCCGCTGGCTGGACGTCGCCTACCAGCGCTACGACTCCGACCCGACCGTCGGCTCCGGCGACAAGCGCGCCACGGACTTCTACACCCAGCAGATCAACGATGCCAAGGGCACCCAGGGCGCCAAGAAGGTCAACGCCGTGGCGACCACCGGCACCGGTGACGCGGCCACCGCCCTCACCTACGACATCTCCAAGGACGGCAACGACTTCAAGAACACGACGGTCGTGGCGCGCACCGCCAACATCGTCGTGACGATCAACTACAACGGCGCGGGCATGGCCGGGGCCGACTCCCCCAACGGCAACGACCTGCTGAAGGCCGTCCAGGCCGCCGCCAAGGAGGCCGTCGCCGCGGCGGCCAAGGCCAACGGCGCCTGA
- a CDS encoding RtcB family protein — MSYTEVPGAQVPIRMWADPSTVEGVAMQQLRNVATLPWIKGLAVMPDVHFGKGATVGSVIAMNGAVCPAAVGVDIGCGMSAVRTSLTADDLPDDLSRLRSRIERTIPVGRGMHDDPVDPRRIHGFPAAGWDDFWARFDGVAEAVRFRHERAAKQLGSLGSGNHFIEFCLDETGAVWLMLHSGSRNIGKELAEHHIEQARNLPHNQGLVDRDLAVFIADTPQMAAYRNDLFWAQEYARHNRDVMMALFQDVVRKEFPKARPTFEPVISCHHNYVAEESYDGMDLLVTRKGAIRAGSGDLGIIPGSMGTGSYIVRGLGNPASFNSASHGAGRKMSRNAAKKRFSTRDLEEQTRGVECRKDSGVVDEIPGAYKPIEKVMDQQRDLVEVVAKLKQVVCVKG, encoded by the coding sequence ATGTCGTACACCGAAGTGCCCGGCGCCCAGGTGCCGATCCGGATGTGGGCCGACCCGTCCACGGTCGAGGGTGTCGCGATGCAGCAGTTGCGCAACGTCGCCACGCTGCCGTGGATCAAGGGCCTGGCCGTCATGCCGGACGTGCACTTCGGCAAGGGGGCCACCGTCGGCTCGGTCATCGCGATGAACGGGGCGGTCTGCCCGGCCGCCGTCGGCGTGGACATCGGCTGCGGCATGAGCGCGGTCAGGACCTCGCTCACCGCCGACGACCTGCCCGACGACCTGTCCCGGCTGCGCTCCCGGATCGAGCGCACCATCCCGGTGGGCCGGGGGATGCACGACGACCCGGTCGACCCGCGCCGGATCCACGGCTTCCCGGCAGCGGGCTGGGACGACTTCTGGGCGCGCTTCGACGGGGTGGCCGAGGCGGTCAGGTTCCGGCACGAGCGGGCCGCCAAGCAGCTCGGTTCGCTGGGTTCGGGCAACCACTTCATCGAGTTCTGCCTCGACGAGACCGGTGCGGTCTGGCTGATGCTGCACTCCGGCTCCCGCAACATCGGCAAGGAACTGGCCGAGCACCACATCGAGCAGGCCCGCAACCTGCCGCACAACCAGGGGCTGGTCGACCGCGACCTCGCCGTCTTCATCGCGGACACCCCGCAGATGGCGGCCTACCGCAACGACCTGTTCTGGGCGCAGGAGTACGCCCGGCACAACCGTGACGTGATGATGGCCCTGTTCCAGGACGTCGTCCGCAAGGAGTTCCCCAAGGCCCGGCCGACCTTCGAGCCGGTGATCTCCTGCCACCACAACTACGTGGCGGAGGAGAGCTACGACGGCATGGACCTGCTGGTGACCCGCAAGGGCGCGATCCGAGCCGGCAGCGGTGACTTGGGGATCATCCCCGGCTCGATGGGCACCGGTTCGTACATCGTCCGGGGGCTGGGGAACCCGGCGTCCTTCAACTCCGCCTCGCACGGCGCCGGTCGGAAGATGAGCCGGAACGCCGCGAAGAAGCGCTTCTCCACGCGCGACCTGGAGGAGCAGACCCGGGGCGTGGAGTGCCGGAAGGACTCCGGGGTCGTCGACGAGATCCCCGGCGCGTACAAGCCGATCGAGAAGGTCATGGACCAGCAGCGGGACCTGGTCGAGGTCGTCGCCAAGCTCAAGCAGGTGGTGTGCGTCAAGGGGTGA
- a CDS encoding SDR family NAD(P)-dependent oxidoreductase produces the protein MTADTAGLRTAVVTGASSGIGAATARALAAAGYRVVLTARRKDRIEALAAELPRAEAYALDVTDRAAVDAFARDLDRFPSIDVLVNNAGGALGSETVATGDPADWRAMYEVNVLGVLHMTQALLPALTTSGDGTVVVLSSTAGHATYEGGGGYVAAKHGAHVLAETLRLELCGQPVRVIEVAPGMVKTEEFATTRFRGDTDKAARVYEGVDAPLTAEDVADTVAWAVTRPPHVNIDLLVVRPRAQASNTKVHRGN, from the coding sequence ATGACCGCCGACACCGCCGGCCTCCGTACCGCCGTCGTCACCGGAGCGAGCAGTGGCATCGGTGCCGCGACCGCCCGGGCCCTGGCCGCCGCCGGTTACCGCGTGGTGCTCACCGCCCGCCGCAAGGACCGGATCGAGGCCCTCGCCGCCGAGTTGCCGCGCGCCGAGGCGTACGCGCTCGACGTCACCGACCGCGCCGCCGTCGACGCCTTCGCGCGGGACCTGGACCGCTTCCCCTCCATCGACGTCCTGGTGAACAACGCCGGTGGCGCGCTCGGTTCGGAGACGGTCGCCACCGGCGACCCGGCTGACTGGCGCGCGATGTACGAGGTCAACGTGCTCGGCGTGCTGCACATGACCCAGGCGCTGCTGCCCGCGCTGACGACCTCCGGCGACGGCACCGTCGTCGTCCTCTCCTCCACCGCCGGGCACGCGACGTACGAGGGCGGCGGCGGGTACGTCGCCGCGAAGCACGGCGCCCATGTCCTCGCCGAGACGCTCCGCCTGGAGCTGTGCGGGCAGCCGGTGCGGGTCATCGAGGTGGCCCCCGGCATGGTCAAGACCGAGGAGTTCGCCACCACCCGCTTCCGCGGCGACACCGACAAGGCCGCCCGGGTCTACGAGGGCGTGGACGCGCCGCTCACCGCGGAGGACGTCGCCGACACCGTCGCCTGGGCGGTCACCCGCCCCCCGCACGTCAACATCGACCTGCTCGTCGTCCGCCCCCGCGCCCAGGCGTCCAACACCAAGGTGCACCGCGGCAATTGA
- a CDS encoding YnfA family protein, producing the protein MLVARSAALFIVAALFEIGGAWLVWQGVREHRGWVWVGAGVIALGLYGFVATLQSDAHFGRILAAYGGVFVAGSLLWGMVADGYRPDRWDVIGALICLAGMAMIMYAPRGR; encoded by the coding sequence ATGCTCGTCGCCCGCTCCGCCGCCCTGTTCATCGTCGCCGCGCTCTTCGAGATCGGCGGTGCCTGGCTGGTCTGGCAGGGGGTGCGGGAACACCGGGGCTGGGTGTGGGTCGGCGCCGGGGTGATCGCCCTGGGGCTGTACGGCTTCGTCGCCACGCTCCAGTCGGACGCCCATTTCGGCCGGATCCTCGCCGCGTACGGCGGGGTGTTCGTCGCCGGGTCGCTGCTCTGGGGCATGGTCGCGGACGGCTACCGCCCCGACCGCTGGGACGTCATCGGCGCGCTGATCTGCCTGGCCGGCATGGCCATGATCATGTACGCCCCCCGCGGCCGCTAG
- a CDS encoding FAD-dependent monooxygenase, which yields MDALNRKPGVTRGDGESRAGGRADARPTGAAPTGRDADAIVVGAGPTGLLLAGDLAEAGLAVTLLERRKRTTSNLSRALAVHARSLEQLDARGLADELVAGGHRLAGLQLFGMATLPMARLRSRFPFVLITPQYEVERLLLRRAERAGVTFRYGSEVLGLDQDEDGATVHFRAAVGAHDGAGDGQGRGGTERGGAGDGLGSLRAAYVVGTDGGRSSVREAIGLPFPGKAVIRSVVLADVRLTQPPASPFAVNATPDAFGLIASFGDGWYRVIGWNRHAQAAEDAPATLDEVREVTRLAFGSDYGLHDARWISRFHSDERQAPAYRVGRVFLAGDAAHVHSPAGGQGMNVGLQDAANLGWKLAAVFRGHAPDSLLDSYQAERHPVGKTVLRSSGALIRLALVHSAPGRALRGLGLQLLRRVPALPRRAIGGLSGIDLAYPAGPGAHRLAGRRAPDVRLAGGGRLYELLRQGKFALITPQHEPTSDAPALDAPATDAPALDAPASDRTPVPARDRFVTASWASDRKTAVLVRPDGYIAWATDTTTPTERTAEIRTALTHWTGTATASAIPQPPPAAAPFAPSGPSAPSGRPEPSGQI from the coding sequence ATGGATGCCCTCAACCGCAAGCCAGGAGTCACCCGGGGCGACGGCGAGAGCCGCGCCGGCGGCAGAGCGGACGCGCGCCCGACCGGCGCCGCGCCGACCGGGCGGGATGCGGACGCGATCGTGGTGGGCGCCGGCCCGACCGGGCTGCTGCTCGCCGGCGACCTCGCCGAGGCCGGCCTGGCCGTCACGCTCCTGGAGCGCCGGAAGCGCACCACCAGCAATCTCAGCCGGGCCCTGGCCGTGCACGCCCGGTCGCTGGAGCAGTTGGACGCCCGCGGGCTCGCCGACGAGCTGGTCGCGGGCGGCCATCGGCTCGCCGGGCTCCAGTTGTTCGGGATGGCGACGCTGCCGATGGCCCGGCTCCGCTCCCGATTCCCCTTCGTCCTGATCACCCCGCAGTACGAGGTCGAGCGCCTGCTGCTGCGGCGCGCCGAGCGGGCCGGCGTCACCTTCCGGTACGGCTCCGAGGTGCTGGGCCTGGATCAGGACGAGGACGGTGCAACGGTCCACTTCCGGGCGGCCGTTGGCGCGCACGACGGCGCGGGCGACGGCCAGGGGCGCGGCGGTACGGAGCGCGGCGGCGCGGGCGACGGCCTCGGGAGCCTGCGTGCCGCGTATGTGGTCGGCACCGACGGGGGCCGCAGCTCCGTCCGCGAAGCGATCGGCCTGCCCTTCCCCGGCAAGGCCGTCATCCGCTCCGTCGTCCTCGCCGACGTCCGGCTGACCCAGCCCCCCGCCTCCCCCTTCGCCGTCAACGCCACCCCGGACGCCTTCGGCCTGATCGCCTCGTTCGGGGACGGCTGGTACCGCGTCATCGGCTGGAACCGCCACGCCCAGGCCGCCGAGGACGCCCCCGCCACCCTGGACGAGGTCCGCGAGGTCACCCGCCTCGCCTTCGGCTCCGACTACGGCCTGCACGACGCCCGTTGGATCTCCCGCTTCCACAGCGACGAGCGGCAGGCCCCGGCCTACCGCGTCGGCCGGGTCTTCCTCGCCGGGGACGCCGCGCACGTCCACTCCCCGGCCGGCGGCCAGGGGATGAACGTCGGCCTCCAGGACGCGGCCAACCTCGGTTGGAAGCTGGCGGCGGTGTTCCGGGGCCACGCCCCCGACAGCCTGCTGGACAGCTACCAGGCGGAGCGCCATCCGGTCGGCAAGACGGTGCTGCGCAGCAGCGGCGCCCTCATCCGGCTCGCGCTGGTGCACTCCGCCCCCGGCCGGGCGCTGCGCGGCCTCGGCCTGCAGCTCCTCCGGCGGGTGCCGGCGCTGCCCCGCCGGGCGATCGGCGGTCTCTCCGGCATCGACCTCGCCTACCCGGCCGGCCCCGGCGCCCATCGACTGGCCGGCCGGCGCGCCCCCGACGTCCGCCTCGCCGGCGGCGGCCGACTCTACGAGCTCCTCCGGCAGGGCAAGTTCGCCCTGATAACCCCCCAGCACGAGCCGACGTCGGACGCACCGGCGTTGGACGCACCGGCAACGGACGCACCGGCGTTGGACGCACCGGCGTCAGACAGGACCCCGGTCCCCGCCCGCGACCGGTTCGTCACCGCCTCCTGGGCGAGCGACCGCAAGACGGCCGTCCTGGTCCGCCCCGACGGCTACATCGCCTGGGCCACGGACACCACCACCCCCACCGAGCGCACCGCCGAAATCCGCACCGCCCTCACCCACTGGACCGGCACCGCGACGGCCTCCGCCATCCCCCAACCCCCGCCCGCCGCCGCACCGTTCGCCCCCTCCGGGCCCTCGGCCCCGTCCGGGCGCCCCGAGCCTTCCGGGCAGATATGA